From the genome of Lycorma delicatula isolate Av1 chromosome 11, ASM4794821v1, whole genome shotgun sequence, one region includes:
- the REPTOR-BP gene encoding REPTOR-binding partner, which produces MMDFDESFIANQDFEETEQAQEAKEGPKRGSRRGRKAADKIDVKAKLERSRQSARECRARKKLRYQYLEELVSDREKAVFALRKELEKFRVIAREVDEGKIPDELQLLLEELGIIKLET; this is translated from the exons ATGATGGATTTTGATGAATCATTTATTGCAAATCAAGATTTTGAAGAAact gaacaagCTCAAGAAGCAAAAGAAGGACCTAAAAGAGGTTCAAGAAGAGGAAGAAAAGCAGCTGATAAAATTGATGTTAAAGCTAAATTag aAAGAAGCAGACAGAGTGCAAGAGAATGTAGAGCTCGTAAAAAGTTACGTTATCAGTATTTGGAAGAATTAGTTAGCGACAGAGAGAAGGCAGTGTTTGCTTTAAGAAAAGAACTTGAGAAG tttcgAGTGATAGCACGAGAAGTGGATGAAGGCAAAATTCCTGACgaacttcaattattattagaagaattgggaataataaaattagagaCTTGA